In one window of Pelotomaculum isophthalicicum JI DNA:
- a CDS encoding SLC13 family permease: MFKDSKVLGVLAFVLIALIIGIVKPFAGLAPQGHYILATVAVALGMWIFRPGGLPFAAGCSVLIAGALIFGLPYNVAASGFVSSAVWTLIPALYFGFVLQKTGLGKRIAYLVLKSFEPSWLSMAISWLIIGVALSALTPSITVRIAIVMPIAIGVVEACKLEHRSKGSSFITLIAWAMCLFPGTGWLTGSLSGPIMQGFLPPELKPLATFDAWFQILALPWFVITIVFVVLILLLMKPKEAIGIPRNTFKEQYAALGSITRDEIITTIVLVGSLVMFSTERIHHIPTAATALVALFALVMFKIITAPEISTGVSWDVIIFFGATVSLSTIFTTAKVSAWIGPLLEPSLLKLAVNPLAFLLVATFGIMLIRFVDVPWGFSTIALTATMLIPVFNQFGIHPLVSTMAYVAGINFFLLNYQQPFILMGEGMMQGKGWAPSYVTIAGVAYIISVVVAILISMPYWRAIGVIR; this comes from the coding sequence TTGTTTAAAGATTCAAAAGTATTAGGTGTTTTGGCATTTGTTTTAATAGCCTTAATTATTGGAATAGTCAAACCATTTGCCGGTTTGGCGCCGCAAGGTCACTATATTTTAGCAACGGTGGCTGTCGCTTTGGGTATGTGGATTTTCAGGCCGGGCGGCTTGCCATTTGCGGCGGGTTGTTCGGTACTGATTGCCGGAGCCCTGATCTTTGGCCTGCCATATAATGTCGCTGCTTCCGGATTTGTCAGTTCAGCGGTTTGGACCCTAATCCCCGCCCTCTATTTTGGTTTTGTCCTGCAAAAAACAGGTTTGGGAAAAAGGATTGCGTACCTGGTGTTGAAAAGTTTTGAACCCAGCTGGCTGTCAATGGCCATAAGCTGGTTAATCATCGGTGTTGCCCTATCCGCCTTGACGCCTTCAATCACAGTGCGGATTGCTATTGTCATGCCGATCGCCATTGGCGTTGTAGAAGCCTGTAAACTGGAGCACCGTTCAAAAGGCTCGTCCTTTATTACACTGATAGCCTGGGCCATGTGTCTTTTCCCGGGTACCGGCTGGCTGACCGGCTCCCTGTCCGGCCCGATCATGCAGGGTTTCTTGCCTCCGGAATTAAAGCCGCTCGCCACTTTTGACGCCTGGTTCCAGATCCTGGCTTTGCCATGGTTTGTAATTACGATAGTTTTTGTTGTCCTGATCCTTCTGTTGATGAAACCCAAAGAAGCAATCGGCATTCCCCGGAATACTTTTAAGGAACAATACGCCGCCTTGGGCAGCATTACGCGCGATGAGATCATCACGACTATCGTACTCGTTGGTTCACTGGTAATGTTCTCCACTGAGCGAATCCACCACATACCCACAGCGGCAACGGCTTTGGTAGCGTTGTTTGCTTTAGTTATGTTTAAGATCATCACTGCGCCTGAGATAAGCACCGGTGTGAGCTGGGATGTGATTATTTTCTTCGGCGCGACAGTCAGTCTTTCAACAATCTTTACCACAGCCAAGGTATCGGCCTGGATTGGGCCTCTGCTTGAGCCAAGTCTGCTCAAACTGGCGGTTAATCCTTTGGCTTTCTTACTAGTCGCGACCTTTGGTATAATGCTGATTCGTTTTGTAGACGTCCCCTGGGGATTTTCTACAATTGCGCTTACTGCCACCATGCTTATACCGGTGTTTAATCAATTTGGCATTCACCCGCTGGTATCGACCATGGCCTATGTAGCCGGCATCAACTTCTTCCTGCTAAATTACCAGCAGCCGTTTATCTTGATGGGCGAAGGAATGATGCAAGGTAAAGGTTGGGCTCCGAGCTATGTCACGATAGCCGGCGTGGCCTATATTATATCGGTTGTCGTCGCCATATTGATTAGCATGCCTTACTGGCGGGCTATAGGTGTTATT
- a CDS encoding AMP-binding enzyme, with product MIKAGGIWVSPVEVEATLMLHPAVLECGVVGAPDDDGLIKPKAYVVFKEGVTVNEELMTDVKLFVKKTIAPYKFPRWIEQIDELPKTATGKIQRYKLRQIAEAKK from the coding sequence ATGATCAAAGCCGGCGGCATCTGGGTCTCGCCTGTGGAAGTGGAAGCTACCTTGATGCTGCACCCGGCAGTGCTGGAATGCGGTGTCGTCGGCGCGCCGGACGACGACGGGCTGATCAAGCCGAAAGCGTATGTTGTTTTCAAAGAAGGCGTTACAGTGAATGAAGAGCTCATGACTGATGTAAAGCTTTTTGTTAAGAAAACAATTGCTCCGTACAAGTTCCCGCGGTGGATTGAGCAGATTGATGAACTGCCGAAGACAGCCACCGGCAAGATTCAGCGCTATAAACTGAGACAAATTGCCGAAGCTAAAAAATAA